Part of the Metasolibacillus fluoroglycofenilyticus genome is shown below.
AACTTCATTACGATTGGATCTGATGGTATAGGTGGCAATATGCTGATGAATATGGCAAACTACTTATCCGATCCTACAGAGCAAGTATATGAGCCAACTGAAGATTTACCAGAGGGACATGGGTATACTATATTCAATTATCTAAACGGTGTACACCTTTATCTGGATCATATCGATTTAATAAATCCGTCAGGTAATAGCTATAGTGAAAAGGATATGTCAACGAATTTAACAATGGCAAGAGCGATGAAAGCAGAAATTTTCCCTTATGAGCTTCGTCAAAATTATGATGCAGATATCAAATGGAGCGACTTTTCTAAGCTTGCTGTTGCATTACTTTTACAGAAAGCGGATTGGACTCTTGATATGCTACAGCCATCATTATTTGAGGATACCTCTGACACATTGTATGAGCTAGGTATTTTAGAGAGAGATGGAGAAACAGCCTTTGCTCCTGATGATATGATTACACGCGAAGAAGCAGCTGTGATTTTGCATAAAATCTATCAATATATAGATATAAAAGAAACTTCTACAGATGGTCAGCCAACACTTTACAGCGACGATAATGACATCTCGAGCTGGGCGAAGGACAGCGTCTATCATATGCAGCTCGCTCAAATTATGAGCGGCATGGAAAATAACTTATTTCTACCTCAAAACAACTACACGTTAGAGCAAGCGATTAGTGCGTTATTAAATTTATATGAGAAAAAGTAAAATAAAGCTGCCTGAAAAGAGCGTATCTTTTCAGGCAGCTATTTTTTATTTTGCTAACGCAATTTTTATATGAGCTAAATGATGCTCCCCATGCCAAGCCAATTTGGCTAATTTTGCAGTAAGTCGAATCTCTCCATTCACTTGATGTGTAAACACTCGATTTAATTGCTCTCCCGTTAGACTTTTGCCTAAACAAACGATGCGTTCATTAATGCCTTCCAACATTTTCAGTGAGCATTCTACAGGTAGCTCTGTATCTGGTTGAACAGTCCATTTTTCTTCATCAAAGCTTGGGATTGTTGGATTGTCATCGGTTAAAGCTAGCTTCAGGCGTTGATACATGTTTAATTGTGAATCTGCAATATGATGAACAAGCTGACGCACTGTCCATGCACCTTCACGATATGTTTTCTCTAATTCCTCATCGTTTAATGTACCGACAGTTTTCCTTAGTCGAGCTGGATATGTTTCAATTTTATTTAACCATTCTTCCATATTTTCAGTCGTTACATTTTCGGGAGCTTGCAATTGTCCAATCGGGGATTTCACATCCATTTCTAAAACCTCTTTTCCTCGTTTTTTATTCAAAAAATAACCATTCACTTATTTTAGAGT
Proteins encoded:
- a CDS encoding YfiT family bacillithiol transferase; translated protein: MDVKSPIGQLQAPENVTTENMEEWLNKIETYPARLRKTVGTLNDEELEKTYREGAWTVRQLVHHIADSQLNMYQRLKLALTDDNPTIPSFDEEKWTVQPDTELPVECSLKMLEGINERIVCLGKSLTGEQLNRVFTHQVNGEIRLTAKLAKLAWHGEHHLAHIKIALAK